Sequence from the Orcinus orca chromosome 11, mOrcOrc1.1, whole genome shotgun sequence genome:
ACTACATCCCCCAGGAAGCACTGCGGCACCACACAGATTCTTTATTAGTAGCTACAGATTTTAAGATGTCCTGGGACCTGTAGTTTGTCAGTTTCTCCAGCTCCCCTTTTACACGTAACAGGGAAACCATACTGTACGTCTTAAAAGAACCCAACCTTAGGGTTCTAGGCAGCCACAGCAAAGACCTAACACTGCCCAGGAAAGGCATTCTCCTCCAATATCCTAAATTTTGGACTCCAGAGTTTTACCTTCATTTCTGGGTGTAAATTTGAAAGCCTTAGTTTTTTCCAGTTGTAACAGAAACACAGAGAGGAAAGCTGAAGTCAAGAGAACCCCACACGCACACATTTCTAATGAGATAGATGACActcaataatatttttgtttttattttataaaacatgcagtttaagacaaaaattttaaaaaaataacaagaaaacaaaacctggAACAGGAGAGTGGATGGAAGACAGATGCTTCTCAGCTGTCAACAGGAGTGAAGCCAGCAATGAAGCTTTGTCTAGGACCCAAAGGCCCTTTCGGCAATAATAATGTTGGCAACACTGGTTTGCTTGGGACCACCAGACTCTAAATGCTGGCCCCTCCAGGCAACCCTCAAGCAGTCAGACTTAAGCTAGGTCTTGAGCTATTGTTGTATCCTGTCATTGTCCTGGACTTCAGTACTTAGCCAACTAGAAACTGAGAGTTTTGGTTCCAGGAGCTTCTTTGCCTGGGCATTAATTACCCAGGATATCTATTAAGAATATGAATTACTTTCCATCTGGGTCAATTCTAGACTCTGTTTCTGGCCCACTATTTTGCAAAGGATGAAAAAGGAATCTGGCTCCTAGACCCTTTGCAACAGTTCTGCTGCATTCCAGTTCTATTAATAGCACCATCTGTAGACCCTGAGCAAGTCCAATTCTGGAAGTAGACAGGGTATAGCCAACTTGGGAAGCCATCTCCCACTTCTAGGGCCACAGAAAACTGAAGGGAGAGGGAATTGTTCGTTGGGAGAGGGTGAGGTCAGAGCGCCAGCACTGAAGAGAAGACAGCTGCATCTGTCAGAGACAAAACAAAGAGCATTGACTCCTAAGATGAGTGGAGAAAAAGCACCTGGGGCACTTCTTATGAAGGAaaaatgcaagaggaaagagggcGTGGACCTGCCCCAAACATTTTAGAACTTGGCAAGAAGAGGTTAGGACCAATAGAGAGTTTCAATAATAAAATCAATTTCACTGAatgttttgaggattaagtgctttgtaaactgttaAGTGCTTTATACTACAACCTGTTGGGGCGGTACTGTTGttaacatcatcatcattctTATTATAATCTTATTATAATCTTCACATATACAACCAAAACCCACCCAGTCCAGCTTCCCCTGTCCCATCCCAGGCCTTACTCTTGGGACTTGTCTGGCCCTCGGGCTCAGGCACCTTCCAGTCCATCTTTCGGCCTTTCTCGTAAAGGCCCTTGAGCACTTTGTGGAAGGACTCAGGCTCAGTGCCATTTTTGCTTAGTTCCAGATACTTTCGGTAAAGCTGAAGGGCTGTGCGGGCATCCTCAATACTGTCATGGGTCTCCCCTTGAATCTTCAAGTCTGGGGAAAGTAGAGGTGGAATAGTTTGGGGCCTAGCAAAGGGAGGTAAGGACATGTCCTCTACTCACACTCCCAACTCccaataaacaacaacaaaaaaaccctgactaCCCTTAAGGGAAAGAGCCAAACATCAACCCTAGTGCACAGAAGGGATACTGAAGCTAATTAAATCCATCAGTAACTCTCACCACTAACCCAGGGTCGTAGCTACTCCCCTTGGCCTCTCACACATTTTCATGCTCTTGCTGACCACAGCAAGAGCTACAAGGCAGAGCAACTCACCCAGAAAGTACCAAGCAAGGAATCGCAGGGAAATCATTCGTTTTCGGGGCATGTGAAATAGATAAACAGTGTCAAGGACTTGGTCCTTGGGCACCTGCCAGGGATAAAAGAGTGGGAGACTGAAGGTaggggatccataatttcccaTTTTCCAAAAGCACAATGTATACCCTGGGGGGCCCACACACAAAGAAAGACTCTTAAAAGAGCCCTGCCCGAACCATGAGGTTGATGACCCGGAAGTCCTTCTGCAGACCGTGACCCACAAACTTGACTCCAATGTCTATGAGAAAACGAAGCTTTAAGTAGGTAGACTTTAGAGTTGTAAGGTGCTTAGAGGAAATCTTGGCATCAAGGTCTCCTGGCTTTATCCCTGAGTACTGAGTCAAGTAATCCACCACCTAGGGATAGAGAAAAGGTCAAGCGACCCAGGAAACGAGGTGCACAGTTCCCCCTGCCACTCTTCCCTGGGTTCTAGGGCACTCTATATAAGCACAGGGTCTCTCTCACTTGCATCTCCACATCCTATTACCTGCTCCTGGGTAGAGATGTAGTCATCAATGAAGGGGATACCCTCATTGGGTCCCTGGCCCCTAACGCAGGTAATCCTCGCTACTGACATCTGGCTTGGCTTGATGGTAGACTTGGTGCCATCGCTGCGCAGCTCTGCTTCTTCCTATATGAGAAGAGTTCATAAGGAAATCAGAGAAATGCTTATGACTCCTAATATCCCCAGAGTTCTGTTCTAACACCCCACCCTTTTTGGTCTTGGTTACCTCATTAAGGGTGACAAACTCAGCGTCCAGGCCCACCAAGTCCCCAACCTGTGGCATCTCATTCAGCATCAGGGGAATAAAGGTCGTATGTGTCTTCCGCTGCTTCCGTGCTAATGAGGCTTCAGCCAGCAGAACACTTGCCTCGATGGGGTTCTTAACTGGAAGGGAGAATCCAGAAGACAAGATGGCTCGGGAGAGGGAAGTGACCAGGGGAGGGAAGCTGGAGTGGCTACCAGAGACCAGGTCTACACTGTTATCCCAATAATCAAAGCATGTGAGTAAAAAGATCATGTCTGATGGACAGAGGAGGTAGACAGAACAGGTCAAATCAGAAAATTATCGGGAAATATgctaaaaaaagccaaaaaagttAACAGAGAGGAAGGAGTAAGATTCTCACTTTAGACTTTACCTTAgtaaatccagaaaaataaagttacagagAAACTATGGTTTAAAGGCATCAAAAAGGGACTTAATAAGGAGTTCATCACCAAAAAAAGAGCTCTTCACTTGGGGATAAGAATGGTTAGTCTCAAAATCATAACCTTAGCCATTTTGATCACACTTCCCCCCCATCACCTCTTCCCTCGACACCCTCAGTATCTCCAGATTCTAAATTTAAGGCCTGATGAGCAGGAATTGCTCTACTGTCCCTGGAAATATTAACACTGGTCGCCAGTCCTAATCTTAACAAGCTATTTCCCAGATCTCTTCCTGAGACCAATCTAATTGCCCACACCCTTGGATCTACACTGTATCACTTACTGTTCAGGTTGTATTTGGAATTAAGATTCCTTTTGATGTAATAAAGGATAGCAGGCACTTTCCAATTCATGTCAAACTGCACAGCTTCATGctataaaagaaaaagcacttAATGGCCTACATATATGCCCCTTTTCCCTTTATCCCAAGTCAGAGAGAAGACAGGACTCAGGTGCTATTTTTAGCtctgctttttattattgaggccccatccctccctctgAATCTGCCTGGCACTCTCTCAGGCACTGAGGATGAGGATGctaaaaaaagggagatgaaagGGGGAACGGAATGTATTACAACTAACCTTATCAATAGGTTCAATGAGAAAGTCGTTGAAGAGATACCACTGCTGGTGGGTAACACCCTGTGGAGATACAGAGACACAGTGATGCCAAAGTGATGGCTGGAGCATTCTGGCTCAGACTTCAGATAAGGACAGACCTGGGACTCCACTGTGGCCACCACCAGGAGTGTCCCTGCCCTGTATTACCTCACTCACCTCCTTGCGCTGGTGGTAGGTCTCTCCGACTTTGATGTGAGCCACCAGGCTGCCCCCTGTGCGTGAGTCCAGGATGTGTACCACAGTAGCCATCAGGTCATACACATAGACACCATGCTCCTCCTCTGCCCTGGCTGGGCCCCACTGTGAGGGGGGGTACCCAGGCTGCTAAGCTAAGTTTAAggatgaggaaggaaggggaatggGGATAGAGGACAGGGAGTCTGGGGTATAGGGATGGGGGACGAGGGTGGGTTCTTTCCATCCTAGCCCATCTATGACTCCCAACACTGAACTGAGTCACTCTGGAAAAGCCCACAACTGGTGAATACTAGGCCTTATTCCCTTTTTTCCCCTATGCTAAATTCCACCTTCCCCTTGCCTTGCTTCTGCCCtgaccttctctctttttttttttttttttgggccgcgCCACGCGGCTTATGGGATTCTagttccagaccagggatcgaactcggggccccagcagtgaaagcaccgagtcctaacgactggaccgccagggaattcccggacCTTCTCTCCCTtattccccctcctcttcccagtTTTTCAACAACCTGCATCTCATCCCCATCAGTCCAATTGCAAACATCCAGCCCTTTGTTCTTGGTCATCTTCATTCGAATGGAGAAAGGAAGCCAGACATTCTTCAACTCCTCAATGGAGGGACACATCAGCATGCCCTCTGGACTCCCTAGTTCCTTCCTATCAGGACAGGAGAATTGGAAATTTGTTCTGAGGAGATCTGACCAgtgacaagagaagcccctgAGTAGTTCAATCCTTTGACCACTCTATAGACAATACCTACCAATCAGCCAAAGCAAACTCCTTATTCTTGGAGATTTCCCCACCATGCTTCTTTATTGCTATCTTGAAGGCAACCTgaacacaaaggagaaaatatccAATTCCTCAGGAACATTAATCATATATGGAAGTCAAAAGAGGGAAGAACTAAAAAGTACTCCTAAAGTCCTGTTTCCAGGCTCAGTCCTTACCTCAGCCTGAATTCTCCAGAAATCAGCTTCTTTCAAGCTGTTCACCTCACAATTGATGACAAGAATATCTGGGAGATGGCAGATGTTGCGGGTCTGAATCTGAGAGGATAAAACAAACAAGGAATGGCAGGCGGCCTACAGAGAGAGAAACCTGGACATGAACAGTTAAGCCTGGATCTGCATCCTCCAGTTGGAGTTCTTCCCACTCCCTATAGATCGCTGGATGGTGGTGCTGACCCAGCCAGTCCCAGATGAAACCATGGCCGAGTCCCCAACATGGCAGGACTCTAGTCCAGTGCAACAGCCCACTCACCGTGGGCTGGTACTTTTCACAGTTGTCACACCAGGCCTGTGTATTCTGCTCCAGGCAGATGCTTCGCTTCAGCACCTGAGCAAAGTCACAGTTCTTCCCGGTTTTATCTGAGGGGAAACTGGATGCTTCATTCCAGGTCCTCCCTGTACCCACTGTTAGCCCCCCAACACCCTCTCCTTGATGTTACAGGACATCTGGGGGAGCCTCCCCAACCCAGCTGCAGGGTATACCAGTGTTGCTACCCTCAGGGTAGGAGAGCGTGAAGAGCAGGGTGGATGAGGCTCGCACGGTCTCACTGCCACAGCGGCAGAGGCTGCAGTTTTCCATCTCACAGCTGAACAGCTGCCCAATGACAGAGTCTCCCGACGAGCAAAAGCTGCTAAGAATGGGAAGGGCAATATATGCACACTGAGGGAGTTAGGAGACCCTTTAAGTCACAGTGGGGCTTATCATGGGGGCTTTAACTATTCCTGTCCCAATTCCATACCTGCCTCCAGCACCTCGATAAGCCTGGGGTACTTCCAGCTCCTGCAAATCTTGATGCAGTTGAGTGAGAATGAAGCGATTCCACCTCTGAATGAGCCTGGCCAGATTGCCCTTGCCTGAAGCCTCATCCGAGTCAGCCAAAATCAGACCAAGGGCCGAGGCCTCAGGAATGGTGCGGAACGCCCGAAGAAAATTACTGCCCTGGAATCCAGGAAGTGTGTTGGTGGAAAagggttattttcatttttgtggcCATCTGCAGAGTGATGACCCTGCCTACTGtccacctcccttccccttttATTGTCCCAGGTCTCCAGGCACTGACCTGACAAGGGTCACCTCGGGAGAGGTCCAACATGTGGAAGAGGAAGCCCAGCTCACACGCTAGGCAGAACTCCTTCTGGCAAAGGTGGTTCTGGATTAGACAGCGAACAGGCTCCAGGAAATAGAGCACCTGGAGGGAAGAGCAGGAGATATGATGCAGACAACTGGTacagggaggaagagaaatcGGAAGGTTAAGAGATGGTGGAGAATACAGAGCTGGAGTCCACTGAAGAAGCAGAGCTCACAGAGGAGACCTGAAGGCTGAGGGGCAAGAAAGAATGGTAGAGGAGGTCTAAGTGGACTTGGCTGGGGAGACCTGGAAAAAGACGAGGGGTTGGGGGgcccacagagaaaaacaaaagcagtagCCATGTTCAAATCGCAGGAACACCCAGCCTTACCTGGATCATGCAGTTACAGTAGGCATTGGGGATGTGGGGCTCTAATCCAGCAAACAGCGTCTTATTGTAGTGTTTGAAGTCAAAGTCCTCCAGCCCTAGCTTGGAGTATTTGATGGTCACCTGAAGCAGAAACAGTCTGAGCAAGAGGAAGACACCCTCAGAATCCCCTAAATCTTTGCAGTAGCCATAACCTTCCCCCAAACCTCCCTCCTGAGTCCAGAGTGATAGGTGAAGGCTTCCTGAATGAGCCCTTCAATTCTTTCTCATGTGACCCCCTTCCCCGGGAACCTTTCCCCACATCCCAGAAGGCCCATTCCTTGGTATCCCCCAGCACCTTGCGGTATTTCTTAGAGACCATGTGGCGATGTGGCTCCTCTTCCCGCCCTATTGGTGACTCAGTGACCTGGCTGAAGCTGTCAAATTCACTGTCAGACTCCTTGAGTCGGTAAGGAATCtagggtttttaaaaagaggtagCCTCGTTGGATGTGTATAATCGTCTTTGGTTTCCCCCTACCTTTATTCCAACACTGAAGCTATCATCACCAAGTCCTGAACCTTCTAATTTCATGGGATTTTCAGCATCCACTGCTTCCTTTTCattcccactgccaccaccctacCTCATCACAGCTGGACAATGCCGATGGCTTCCACACTGGGCTCCCCCGCGTGCACTCTGTCCAGCATGCCGCCACCAGACTACCCCACCCAGAATGGCCCTTTCGGTGCATCACTTCTGCTATACACTGGTATGCAAGGCTTCACAACTGGCCCCTTTCCAAACTTCATCTCTCACTGTTTCCCAATACTAACAGCCACTCCAGCATAATCCCTGTCAGGCCTTCTGAGACTTCAGTAACACTGTTCTCTCATCTTGAAAGCCTCCCCTGTTACCATCTACTTGCCCGTCTTTCACCTTTCCAGCTCAACATCCACCTCTTTTAGTACTGCCCTCCCTGACCACTCTAGCCCAGAGTACAGTTTTCCCTCTAAACAGCTCTCGCACTGAATGCTTCTaacattcctttagcatttaatGATAGAACATAAATAATTTCTGCTATGCACAGGTCTTACCTTCACCAACCGAACACTAAACTTCTTAAGAGCAAGGGACCCTATCTTTTATGTCTCTGAACCCTAACACCTAGTATAGTACCTTCAATTCAGCAGGCTTCAAAAAACCTTTACTGACTGACTAAAAGCAAATAGTAatgagaagggacttccctggtggcacagtggttaagaatccgcctgccaatgcaggggacacgggttcgagccctggtccggaaagatcccacatgccgcggagcaactaagcctgtgtgccacaactactgagcctgcgctctagagcccgtgagccacaactattgagcccacatgccacaactactgaagcctgcactccgcaacaagaagccaccgcaatgagatgcccgcgcaccgcaacaaagagtagcccctgctcgctgcaactagaggaagcctgcgcacagcaacgaagacccaacgcagccaaaaataaataaataaataaaatttattttaaaaaaattaatgagaagtACCAAAGGAAAAAGACAGGAGAAACACCAatggcctggggtgggggctgaCCCTCTCCTCTCTGAACATACCTGATTGCGCAGCCTGGTGCGGGGGTTGGGTGCATAGCCAATGAAGCCCACCTTCTTCATGGTGCGCAGAATCTCTGCATCCACAGGGGGTGCTCGCCTATAATGTAGCATAGTTCTAGGGCTTGAAGGTTGTGGTGTCTGCCCATTCAGCCCCAATCCCCAagggaccagaaaaaaaaagaaaatactgagagTAGACAAAAATCAGGAAAGAAGTAGAATAATAACACGGCTTGCAGAGAATCCTGGTATCTTggccctttccccctccctccttttggcCCAGAGGTGAGGTACAACCTGGGAGCTGGAGCGGAGTTGGCAGCAGGCCAATCAGAGAGAAGCGTGTCAGTGGTGAGTGGGACAGGGATGAGGGAAAGAGGCAGCAGGTCCTGGCTCCAGTCCAGAGGAGGCAGTGAGTCCACGAGACAAGGCAAAGCAAACTCGGTCTCACGGGAGTAGGGGTTGAAGGAAGGCTCAGGGGAATCAGTCCAGAGATGCACACAGCCCTCAGAATCCCCAAAGGCGAGGGCCTGCTTGCTGGCTGACACGTCAAACGTCATTAGCAGAGGCCCCACAGGATTCACGTGAAAGATGTCTGCTGGATTGGCCAGCCCTGTGGGCTCACAAAACTGGCACTGCCCtaggagggagaaggaagcccACTAAGCCCTGGAAGATGAAAGGGAGCCATCCTTTTATGCCCTTCCTACCCTCTTCCCCTGGTATCAAGCAAAGATGGGCCCCAAATCCATTCCTAGAGATAAGAGAAAGTACCATCTGATGCCTTCCCATAAACCACAGGGAGGTTTGCTACCCAGCAAAGGACAGTTCTAAAGTTGTTTTGCCTGCTCTACCTATATTTTTTGCATATGTGTTCTTCACACTCGGAGAAAATAAAAGCTCTAATCTCTTACCAAACCTAGGTGAGACCCTGAGATCCCTCAGAAAGGTTACTTTTTCCCCAACAAAGAAATTCCAGGGAGCACACTTCTTCTCGTGCCTAGTTCCCCTTCACTCATTCACTCCTCCTACCCCATCCTACATCCCCTTCATACCTGACTGGGAGATGATAGCAAGACGAGAAGTATATGTAGGGATGAAGCGTAAGAAGGCAGGATCCACGTGAACTTGAAGTGGTGTGATGGCACGCATCATGCGTAGATCATACACCTTAAGGAAACGGTCACAGGCCAGGCCGGTGAGGCGGCTGGAGAAACCACAAGTGGCTAGCAAGTTGCCGTGCACATCAAAATCCGACAGACTCCCTGAGAAGGCATCAAACTCATGCTCCACCTTAAAAGTACGGAGGTCTCGCAGGGAAACCTGAAGAGAGAACTTGGTTATCTGCCAACGCTGCTATCAGGAAGAGGACCTGCCACCTACCCAACCTTGTGAGGCCCCTACCCAAAGAACTacggctctgggcttccctggtggcacagtggtagagagtccgcctgccgatgcaggggacgcaggttcgtgccccggtccgggaagatcccacatgctgcggagcggctgggcccgtgggccatggccactgagcctgtgcgtccggagcctgtgctccgcaacgggagaggccacagcagggagaggcctgcgtaccgcaaaataaaacaaaaacaaaacaaaaaaaaaaaaacaaaaccaaaccaaaacaaaaaaaactacggCTCTAGGATACAGGCAattaaagcataaaaaaaaagcaaaaacagacgcCAAGAGCCGGATGGGACCCCAAAGAGAGCTCTTGTTTACCCCTTTGCCTCTGAGATACCCATTTACAACAGAAAACATCAGGCTGAAAGATAATCTCATAGTATAACATGGCTAAGTAGGAACTCAATccactcctcccaccctccaactACAGCCCCAGAAATGAGGAAAAGGCAGAGCCCAATCACATATCTGGTGAAACAGGCCCCATGGTGGGAGGAAAAGTGGAACGTAGTCAGTCACCCTGCCAGATGTGTGGCCACAGAAGAAGAAGCGATTCGTCTGTCTCATAATAGTGACTCCAGGTGTCTCAACTGCATACTGTGGAGGGAAGCGGGAGAAACCAGTGAGAATGATTCTTCCCACAGACCAAAAGAACAGAAAGGTCGCACACATCACAGGCATTTCCAGCTTATACTCCCCCCAATAACCTCAGGCCCTGCTTGTACCTTCTGAGTCTCCTGGACAGTGTTAAGGTCAATCTCCAATATGTGGTTCTGCAGCCCACCAACGAGCAGAGTGCTGCTGTCAGTCAGCAGCAGACTGTGCATATCTTCACTCTCATCCAGCCTGTAAGAGAGGAAAAGCTAAGGGGCCAGGGTCTCAAAAGTTTCCAATTCTCTAGACTTCCCACTCTGTGAGGGACCCTCTTTCCCAGTCCAGAGGTGAGAAACTACTTACAGGTAATCAAATATAATAAGGCCTCCACGGGCCATATACTTCAGGTTGTTCTTGGTAAGAAAAAGGATGCCATTCTCCAGGCTTTGGATCTGCCGAATGTCATCACTGCCATTGACCTGAAATGATGAGTAGCGTTCCAAAGCTGGGCCGAAAAATGACGTGGCATGGCCCTGTAGTGGACAAAAAGATGAGAGACATCCTGAGTGGAAGGGCAAGGCCATCCCAGATACAAATCAGAGACTGGACATTGctcagtttttctccattcttgCCTGGCCTTTCTGGCTAGCAGTGACTAAGGAATAAGGCTGAGCACCAATCTTAGTGATAAAAACACTGATAATACTATCTTATGTTTGTTTAATGCTTTACAAAGTAGTTCTATAAACTCtacctcattttatcctcacaatgtCCTTGCTGAATAGGTAATGGCTCAGTTGGTTAGAACAGTGCTCAGAAGGTCAGGGACGTGGGTCCAATCCTCCAATGGCCAGCTGGCTTTCTTATGttccacagtcttttttttttgtttaataaatttatttatttaatttttgcctgctttgggtcttcgttgatgtgcgcgggctttctctagttgtggtgaacgggggctactcttcattgtggagcatgggcttctcactgcggtggcttctcttgttgcggagcatgggatcgAGGCTTAcgaacttcagtagttgcagcacgcaggctcagtagttgtggctcgtgggctctagagcgcaggctcagtagttgtggcgcacgggcttagttgctccgcagcatgtgggatcctcccggactagggctcaaacccatgtcccctgcattggcaggcggattcttaaccactgcgccaccagggaagtccccacagtcaaGTCATAATCTCTACCAGCCAACTGGGAAATGTGTACTGTGGGTCACAGGCTGGAATAGAGAGAATGTGAAACTCATGCCATCCTTGGCTCCTATGACATCATCCACTCCTGGTTTCTCTCCTGACTCTTAGCTCACTATCTTCTCCTTACGTGCAACCCTTATGACCACTCTTGAAACATGGCTATTCCCAGCCCACTATCTTCTCACTCTACTTTTCTTCCTAGATAATCTCACCTACTCTTAAGGTTTTAACCATTCATCTTAAAGTTGATGAATCCTACTTTTCTCCTCTAGCCCAGACCACTGCCTCAAGCTTCAGACTCATACATCCAAATACCTACTATATGTCTCTCTTTAGATATCCCATGAGAACCTCAAACTTGTTACATCCTAAATCAAATTcaccatcttgggcttccctggtggggcagtggttaagaatccacctgccaatgcaggggacatcggttcgagccctggtccgggaagatcgcacatgccgcagggcaactaagcccgtgtgacacaactactgagcctgcgctctagagcccacgagtgttgcaactactgaagcctgcgagcctagagcccgtgctccgcaacaagagaagccacagcagtgagaagcccgcacaccacaacgaagagtagcccccgctggcaacaactagagaaagcccgcacgcagcaacagagacccaacgcagccaaaaataaattaatttaaaaaaaattcaccatcTTTACCCCATTTCAATTCCTCTTAACTGTATTCCCTATGGTACCATGATCTACTCAGTGGAGTAAGTCACTGGTAGTTGacttaaatcttatttattttacttcctaaatatttctcaaatctgTTCTCATGGATAAATCTCTACAGGGCTTCATTCAGGCCTTCAATGTATTTTATGTGAATTACTACAACATACTGCACACTGAGTCCTGCCCCATTCCCCTTAAATCAAACTCTATACTGCTACCTCAGCACTCCACCTAAGATGCAAACCGGACCTTGTCTTTCTAGATAAAAACCTTCAGTGGACTGAAGAATCAGTTCAACTCTTTTAGCATAGCATATGAGGTTTTTTAGAATGTTCTCCCCCCAATATCTgcatggctccctccctcccttctaggGAGATTAGAATGGACATCCTGGCCTGCATCCAGGTCTCTACTCAAATGTGACTTTATCAGAGAGCCCTTCCCTTGACCAACTATGTAAAATAGCAACACCTCCCACCCTTCGATACCGCAACTCCCTTATTCCACTGTATTTTTCTTAAGGATTCTAAGCAACACCTGATATGTCACAAATATATTTGTGTTgccttttaaaatgcttattcCAAACTTAGACCCCAGAGCAAGGTCTGGCACCTTAAAGGTGCTCAAAACACACTGGCTGAAGAAATGTCTAACTCTTCAGCTTCATCGTCTAGTCCAGTAAACCCTACTTGCTTACAGTTCCTGCGCTCCGCAATCATCATGCTATATAATATCTTGGGAATCACTGTTTTACCCCGTTGCTTTTGCCAAGATagcatttcctcctcttcttcacctgactcctactcatccttcaagaatCAACGCAGGTGTCACTTCCTTCTGGAGATCCTCTAATCCTCTTCTATGC
This genomic interval carries:
- the PAN2 gene encoding PAN2-PAN3 deadenylation complex catalytic subunit PAN2 isoform X3, translating into MNFEVLDPGLAEYAPAMHSTLDPVLDAHLNPSLLQNVELDPEGVALEALPVQESVHIMEGVYSELHSVVAEVGVPVSVSHFDLHEEMLWVGSHGGHATSFFGPALERYSSFQVNGSDDIRQIQSLENGILFLTKNNLKYMARGGLIIFDYLLDESEDMHSLLLTDSSTLLVGGLQNHILEIDLNTVQETQKYAVETPGVTIMRQTNRFFFCGHTSGRVSLRDLRTFKVEHEFDAFSGSLSDFDVHGNLLATCGFSSRLTGLACDRFLKVYDLRMMRAITPLQVHVDPAFLRFIPTYTSRLAIISQSGQCQFCEPTGLANPADIFHVNPVGPLLMTFDVSASKQALAFGDSEGCVHLWTDSPEPSFNPYSRETEFALPCLVDSLPPLDWSQDLLPLSLIPVPLTTDTLLSDWPAANSAPAPRRAPPVDAEILRTMKKVGFIGYAPNPRTRLRNQIPYRLKESDSEFDSFSQVTESPIGREEEPHRHMVSKKYRKVTIKYSKLGLEDFDFKHYNKTLFAGLEPHIPNAYCNCMIQVLYFLEPVRCLIQNHLCQKEFCLACELGFLFHMLDLSRGDPCQGSNFLRAFRTIPEASALGLILADSDEASGKGNLARLIQRWNRFILTQLHQDLQELEVPQAYRGAGGSSFCSSGDSVIGQLFSCEMENCSLCRCGSETVRASSTLLFTLSYPEDKTGKNCDFAQVLKRSICLEQNTQAWCDNCEKYQPTIQTRNICHLPDILVINCEVNSLKEADFWRIQAEVAFKIAIKKHGGEISKNKEFALADWKELGSPEGMLMCPSIEELKNVWLPFSIRMKMTKNKGLDVCNWTDGDEMQWGPARAEEEHGVYVYDLMATVVHILDSRTGGSLVAHIKVGETYHQRKEGVTHQQWYLFNDFLIEPIDKHEAVQFDMNWKVPAILYYIKRNLNSKYNLNIKNPIEASVLLAEASLARKQRKTHTTFIPLMLNEMPQVGDLVGLDAEFVTLNEEEAELRSDGTKSTIKPSQMSVARITCVRGQGPNEGIPFIDDYISTQEQVVDYLTQYSGIKPGDLDAKISSKHLTTLKSTYLKLRFLIDIGVKFVGHGLQKDFRVINLMVPKDQVLDTVYLFHMPRKRMISLRFLAWYFLDLKIQGETHDSIEDARTALQLYRKYLELSKNGTEPESFHKVLKGLYEKGRKMDWKVPEPEGQTSPKNAAVFSSVLAL
- the PAN2 gene encoding PAN2-PAN3 deadenylation complex catalytic subunit PAN2 isoform X5: MNFEVLDPGLAEYAPAMHSTLDPVLDAHLNPSLLQNVELDPEGVALEALPVQESVHIMEGVYSELHSVVAEVGVPVSVSHFDLHEEMLWVGSHGGHATSFFGPALERYSSFQVNGSDDIRQIQSLENGILFLTKNNLKYMARGGLIIFDYLLDESEDMHSLLLTDSSTLLVGGLQNHILEIDLNTVQETQKYAVETPGVTIMRQTNRFFFCGHTSGRVSLRDLRTFKVEHEFDAFSGSLSDFDVHGNLLATCGFSSRLTGLACDRFLKVYDLRMMRAITPLQVHVDPAFLRFIPTYTSRLAIISQSGQCQFCEPTGLANPADIFHVNPVGPLLMTFDVSASKQALAFGDSEGCVHLWTDSPEPSFNPYSRETEFALPCLVDSLPPLDWSQDLLPLSLIPVPLTTDTLLSDWPAANSAPAPRRAPPVDAEILRTMKKVGFIGYAPNPRTRLRNQIPYRLKESDSEFDSFSQVTESPIGREEEPHRHMVSKKYRKVTIKYSKLGLEDFDFKHYNKTLFAGLEPHIPNAYCNCMIQVLYFLEPVRCLIQNHLCQKEFCLACELGFLFHMLDLSRGDPCQGSNFLRAFRTIPEASALGLILADSDEASGKGNLARLIQRWNRFILTQLHQDLQELEVPQAYRGAGGSSFCSSGDSVIGQLFSCEMENCSLCRCGSETVRASSTLLFTLSYPEGSNTDKTGKNCDFAQVLKRSICLEQNTQAWCDNCEKYQPTIQTRNICHLPDILVINCEVNSLKEADFWRIQAEVAFKIAIKKHGGEISKNKEFALADWKELGSPEGMLMCPSIEELKNVWLPFSIRMKMTKNKGLDVCNWTDGDEMQWGPARAEEEHGVYVYDLMATVVHILDSRTGGSLVAHIKVGETYHQRKEGVTHQQWYLFNDFLIEPIDKHEAVQFDMNWKVPAILYYIKRNLNSKYNLNIKNPIEASVLLAEASLARKQRKTHTTFIPLMLNEMPQVGDLVGLDAEFVTLNEEEAELRSDGTKSTIKPSQMSVARITCVRGQGPNEGIPFIDDYISTQEQVVDYLTQYSGIKPGDLDAKISSKHLTTLKSTYLKLRFLIDIGVKFVGHGLQKDFRVINLMIQGETHDSIEDARTALQLYRKYLELSKNGTEPESFHKVLKGLYEKGRKMDWKVPEPEGQTSPKNAAVFSSVLAL